The genomic segment CAGCTGTAAAAGTTACTAACGACGAATTACTACCGAACGGAGCTTCTGGATAATAGACTGCTGACGAACCTGCTGCACCAGTTATTGTGAGCAATTCAGGAAAGTTATAACTTGTAATTGATATACATGAATTAAAAGCACTCACACCGATTGATGTAACGAACGGTGATGTAAAATTCGGAATTAATGTACAACTATTAAAAGCATAAACCCCAATACTTGTAGCACTGTTAAGATTATTTATATAACTTAATAAAGAACAACCTTGAAATGTAAAAGCAGGTACAGATGTCAACTTGCTACAATCAACAGAAGTCAATTTATTTAATCCATTGAAATGCCCTCCAGTGCCTAAATTTGTTAAATTAGTAGAAGTAAACGTTGTCATATTTGTACTGCCTGAAAAAGTGTTACTTCCTGATATAGAAGATAACAACGGCGTGTCAAATGTTACTAACGATGTGTTATTTCTAAATGCAATATGACCACTTATTGTAGTCAATTTTGCAGCTGTAAAAGTTACTAACGACGAATTATTACCAAATGAGGCTTCTGGGAAATAAGGTGCTGTTGAACTATTTGCACCACTTATTGTGAGCAATTTAGGAAAGTTATAACTTGTAATTGCTGTACATGAATTAAAAGCACCTACACCTATTGATGCAACTAATGGTGATATAATATATGTAAGCATTGTACAACCGCTAAAAGCATAAGCTGCAATAGACGTAACAAGACCTGCTTTATCATCATAATATGTTATAGATGTGTTACCGTTAAAAGCATTTAAAGGAATTGTATAGTTACCAGTAACAGCAAATTGTATATTACTCCCAACAATTGAAAATGATTCAATTCTAGAAACTGAAATACCTAATTTAGCAGCAATCAATGCAGGCGTATTTAGCGTAGCAGATACCCCTCCTATAAAAGTGTTAGGCCTGGGAGTTTTAAGTTTCCCCCAGATAGTATTTTGTATTAAACTTCCCATAATTAAACGCCTAATAATAAGATACTGTTTGTAGAGCCTCTTTTGGTAAAAGTGAAAATTTGCTTTTCGCTTGTTGCTGCCGGAGTACCAAATAGCCAGGTATGAGGTGCTGTAATTACCCAGGTAATGGTAACACCAGGTAATGTAATGCCATTAAAAATAAAGCTTGCAATTAAAGAAGCTGGAACAGTTACGGTACAATTAGCTGTAAACAATACTGTTTTTCCATGCCAAGAATTTGGAATACTTTGGCTAGTCCCAATTTCAATTTGATTGGAGATATCTTGTTTGTTTGATAAATCAATATTTCCGGTACCAATGATAGATGCACCATCGATTGTTTTGAAATCAGACGTAGTTGCCAAAATATAATCTCCTACTGGTTTATTTTTTGGAAGGTCAAATTTAAGTGTACCATTTAATGCATCGGGTAGGTCTGATCTGAAAATAACTCTTCTTTGAGATGTTCCGGCAGATAGTAAAAAAGAATATGGTGTTGCTCCAATTGCAGATTTAGGATTTTGATAAACAAAAGCACCATCTCCAGCTACTGCTGAATCATTTATAGAGAGATAACTTTCAAGGGGAGTTATATTCTGCACCCAACTTTTACCATTATCCAGCGTTTGTTGTAGATTTTGGGAATTTTCGGGAGAAATATCGCTAAATTCTAATTCACCATTTTGATTGGTAATTAAGGTTTTGTTGGGCTGATTAGTTTCTAAATCAATTACTTTTATTCTATTGTGATTTATGCTCATGTTTTATTTTATTTATTATTGTTAAATGAATAACTGTTTTTATTTTAATGATATTAAGCTGTTTTCAAAAATTAAATAATAAATCTAGTTTTAGTAATATAACTTGTTGATAATAAGTAGTGATTGATGTAATAGCGTTTAGTTAAATTCCTCCATCAGTAATAACCCAATTGTTTGGCGAAGCAGTTAGTATTGACTTTCCTGTATTACTTGCTGAAGTTCTTTTGGCGGTACCAAAAGTTATGGTGATAGGTGTCTTTACTGTTCTGGAGCTCCAACCGTTATAAATAGCATCTAGATTTGCAGCGGAGAAATTTGTTGGAGATTTATTTACCATGAAATTTGTGAAATCAGTAACATTACTTATATTCCAGTTTCCAATATCCTGATTAAAAGTGACTTTTCCTGCCGTAGCACCAAACATCTGAGACATATTGGTAACTGCTGATGTATTCCAATTACCAATTGGTTGATTAAAAGTTGTTGAAATATAAGAGTTAACACTTGCAAACATTTTACTCATATTAACACTTCCATTTGTTTTTAAAATCCAATTGTTTATATCTGGACTACCACCATTGTTAAACGGTTGTGCACCTAAAAACATATTTGAAAAATCAGATACATTCGAAACATTCCATGCTCCAATATTTTGATTAAATGTACCTCCATCAGTTCCACCTTGGCTAAACATACTAGCCATGGTTACTACATTAGATGTATTCCAATTTCCAATTGGTTGATTGAATGAATGAACTCCATTTCCTGTTTTTTGAAACATACCAGCCATATCCGTAACAGCAACAGTATTCCAATTTCCAATTGGTTGGTTAAATTGCATTGGATAACTGCCACCACCACCTTGAAACATAGTATTTAAACTAACGGTTCCAGTTGTTTTTAATGTCCAATTATTGATATCAGGACTTCCTCCATTGTTAAAAACAAATGCAGTATTAAACATTGAAACGAAAGAACTTACATTACTAACGTTCCAAGCTCCAATATTTTGATTAAATTTGGTTGCTCCTTGAAACATTTGTGACATATCGGTAACAGCAGCAGTATTCCAGTTTCCTACAGGTTGATTAAAATTAGAACAAGAAATGAACATTTGATAAAAACTAATACTCCCTGTAGTTTTTAACGACCAGTTATTTATATCTGGGCTGCCTCCATTATTGAATGCCGTTGCAACATAAAACATAAATGAGAAATCAGTTACATTTGAAACATTCCAGGCTCCAATATTTTGATTAAATGATGAAGCAACTCGAAACATTGAATTCATTGCAGTGACATTTCCCGTGTTCCAGTTTCCAATAGGTTGATTAAATAATGATGATCCCATAAACATTTCGCTCATAATTATAGGACTTACAGAATTAAGAATCCAATTATTAATACTAGAATTTCCACCATTATTAAATGAATTATTATACTTGAACATGCCCGTAAAATTAGTTACTTTGGTTACGTTCCATGATCCAATATTTTGATTAAAAACTGTAGTACCAATATTACTGTAAAACATATTTGACATATTAATAACATTTACAGTATTCCAATTGCCAATTGTTTGATTAAATGCTCTGGCTCCTTCAAACATGGATCTCATTATAATCGTATCCGTACTATTTAAAACCCAATTATTAATATCAGGAGTCCCACCATTATTAAATGATTGATTATTCCTAAACATACTTGTAAAATCGGTTACTTTAGTTACATTCCATGTTCCAATTGCCTGATTAAATGAACTACCTTGAAACATACTATTCATTGTGGTAACATTCACAGTATTCCAATTTCCTATGTATTGATTGAATTTAGAACCAGAAAATAGACTTTCCATGTTAGCAACTTTGGATACGTTCCAATTATTTATATCTGGACTTTCTCCATTATTAAAACTTGAATTAACAAAAGTATTTCGAAGTGTATTAACATGAGATACATCCCAATTTCCAATATTAGAATTAAATGAAGATGAATTAAATGTGTTATATAAAACTATCACTCCAGACATATTCCACTCATTAACTCTGCCAATAGTTGTCAAAGCAGTACACCCAAAAAAGGCAGCTTCTAAAGTTGTCGTACCAGTTAGATCTAAAATATCACTAACCCCAGACAAGTTCAAATTTGCACATCCGTAAAAGTAGCCATTATCATTACCTAATCTTAACTTACCCCATTTAGAAATAGAGAGTATTTTTAATCGATCTCCAAAGTTGGTAAATCTCCATCCAGTACAGGTTCCTGTAATTTTTATAGTATAATCTCCTGCTACGGAATAAGTATGAGTTGTTTGCGCTTGGTTCCAATTAGTAATTGTATTATATAGACCATCGCCCCAATCTACTATAAAATTATAAGTGCCAGTATTAATCAATGGTAATTTTACCTGAGTTGAAGTACTTGATCCAGTAGAAGTATTTGATGTTCTCCACGTAGAAATAAATGTGTTTTTCGTCCTTCCAAAAACTGTATTCTGTATTAAGCTTCCCATAATTATATACCTAATAATAAAATACTGTTTGTAGCACCTCTTTTTGTAAGAGTAAAAATTTGTTTCTCAGTTGTTGCTGCCGGAGTACCAAATAGCCAGGTATGAGGTGCTGTAATTACCCAGGTAATTGTAACTCCAGGTAATGTAATACCGTTAAAAATAAAGTTTGCAACCAAAGAAGTAGGAACAGTTAAGGTGCAGCTAGCAGTAAACAACACTGTTTTTCCATGCCAGGCATTTGGAATACTCTGACTTGTTCCTACTTCAATTTGATTAGAGATATCTTGTTTGTTTGATAAATCAATATTTCCGGTACCAATGATAGATGCACCATCGATTGTTTTGAAATCAGACGTAGTTGCTAAAATATAATCTCCTACTGGTTTGTTCTTTGGCAGTTCAAATTTAAGTGTACCGTTTAATGCGTCGGGTAGGTCTGATCTGAAAATAATTCTTCTTTGAGATGTTCCGGCAGATAGTAAAAAAGAATATGGTGTTACTCCAATTGCAGATTTAGGATTTTGATAAACAAAAGCACCATCTCCGGCTACAGCTGAATCATTTATAGAGAGATAACTTTCAAGGGAAGTTATATTCTGCACCCAACTTTTACCATTATCCAGCGTTTGTTGTAGATTTTGGGAATTTTCTTGAGAAATATCGCTAAATTCTAATTCACCATGTTGATTGGTAATTAAGGTTTTGTTTGGCTGGTTAGTTTCTAAATCAGAAACTTTTATTCTGTTATGATCGATGCTCATTTTGTAGTTTATAGAATTATTGATTTTGATACATAATAATTAAGTTATTGATTTTGTTTGATTTGGTGCAACTACCAGGTTTTCCTACCTAATGCGTTTTCAAATGTGTCAATGATTGTATGTAAAGTTTTAACTTCCTCATTGGTTAATCCTTCATGAATTGCAGTAAACTGTATTCTTTGATTTGAATAACCATAAGGAGATCCTCCGTTATTTAAGCAGCCAATAAAATATGGTAATGTTGGTACTATTCCGGTTTGTGTTCCTGCTACAGTAGTATCTAAATTTCCATTTTTAGAATAACTTACCTGCGTATTTGTAGTTTTACTTATCGTATGAATTCCTTTTGCATTATTTACTGCTGCTTTTGAAATGCCAATAGTTCCGACAACAAATACATTATTATTTTTTGAAGCTCCATGATTCAAATGTATTTGATAACATTCCCACGGAGAACTTGATTTTTGCGCTCCAAAATCATAAGAATTTGTTGTGGTTGGTACATTATTTGTTCCGCAAACAATAGTTAAACCTGCATTTGAAAATGTATGATAAGTGTTTATATTTAAAAAAGTATTTGCATAAGCATTGCTGCCATTTGTTTGGTATCCGTTAATAGAGTGAGTACCTGCGCCACTAAAGGTTAATCGAAAAGCAGTATTGGTATCTGATGGATTCTTTAGATTAAATTTGTGATTAGCTTGTGTAGTGCCTATAAACGGATAAGCGGCCTGTATTTTATTCCAAAGATTATTTACTTTTAATGAAACGACCAAGTTGTTTATTATCTCTATGTAGTTGTAGTTCTGAGAGGTATTTATGAAATTTTCAGCATCTATATCTAAATTTATATTACCAGTTGTAAGATTTAGAGTGGCACTTAGAACAGATTTGTTATAAAAATTATCGACTGCAATTAAATTAATATTGCAATTGGTATTTTTAGTTAACCCTGTAACTATATCTCCACTATTTTTTATGTCTTGTTTATAAAGGCCATTTACATATACTTCATAGAAATCTATCCCGTTAATTGAATCTGGAGGCGTGAAACTGAGTTGAATTCCTGTATTATAAATAGCTGTTGCTGATAAATTTGTAATGCTACTTGGTTTTGAGAAATTAGTAATATATGTTATTGTGTTTCCAGTTGCTAAATATGCCAGATCTCCTTCAACTCCTCCTGAATTTATGGTTTGTAATATTTGATTTGCCCATATCTTGCCCAAGTTTAGATTTCCGGATCTAAAAACATTTTCATTTGTAACTGTATTGCCAATTCTTGTTACTGATGGAATATATAGTTTCTTTAAAAGATTTTTAGGTCTTCCACTAGGATAAAGATTTTGATCAAAAGCAGCTATTGAAATGTAGGTGGCATTTGGAAAATAACCTTCTATCAATCCAGTATTATAAAAACCTTGATGACCAATTCCTGAAACAATTCCTGTAGGATCTCTATAGTAGGTAACTTGACTGAGATCGGAATGATTAAATCCTTTAACTTCGTAACTTCCACCAATTATAGCGCATTCTATATCATTATCTATAATTCGAAAAAGTTTAATTCGGTTAACGGCAATTCCTAATTTAGTTGCAAGCAATGCAGGTGTATTTATGGTAGGACTAATACCGCCTATATAAGTGTTTACTTTGTAATTGGTTCGTCCAAAAACTGTATTTTGTAGTAAATGTCCCATAATTACACTCCTAATAATAAAATACTGTTAGTAGCACCTCTTTTAGTAAAAGTGAAAATTTGTTTCTCAGTTGTTGCTGCCGGAGTACCAAATAGCCAGGTATGAGGTGCTGTAATTACCCAGGTAATTGTAACTCCAGGTAATGTAATACCGTTAAAAATAAAGTTTGCAACCAAAGAAGTAGGAACAGTTAAGGTGCAGCTAGCAGTAAACAACACTGTTTTTCCATGCCAGGCATTTGGAATACTCTGACTTGTTCCTACTTCAATTTGATTAGAGATATCTTGTTTGTTTGATAAATCAATATTTCCGGTACCAATGATAGATGCACCATCGATTGTTTTGAAATCTGATGTAGTTGCTAAAATATAATCTCCTACTGGTTTGTTTTTTGGCAGGTCAAATTTAAGTGTACCATTTAATACATCGGGTAGGTCTGATCTGAAAATAACTCTTCTTTGAGATGTTCCGGCAGATAGTAAAAAAGAATATGGTGTTGCTCCAATAGCAGATTTGGGATTTTGATAAACAAAAGCACCATCTCCGGCTACAGCTGAATCATTTATAGAGAGATAACTTTCAAGGGAAGTTGTATTCTGCACCCAACTTTTACCATTATCCAGCGTTTGTTGTAGATTTTGGGAATTTTCGGGAGAAATATCGCTAAATTCTAATTCACCATGTTGGTTGGTAATTAGGGTTTTGTTTGGCTGATTAGTTTCTAAATCAGAAACTTTTATTCTGTTATGATCGATACTCATTTTTTTATTGTTGTTGATTAAAAATTAGAATTGATTATGTTAGTAATATTCCTTAATGAATAACTAAAACTCTTCTTCAAAATAAAGAGTTAAGGATGGTGTACGCCATATACCAGTGGATGTAGTAGGGTTTAAAAAACCGAATGTAACACCATCTCCTAAATTCCAAATCACAGAATCATTTATTTCTGTACCATAAGAAAAAGGAAAACTTCGTCCGCCTGAATAGGTACCAATTATTGATTTGGAAGCTGCTATTGTTGTTGAACCGGCAGATTGCAGAGGTCTTTTAAAAACATACAATGTAAGATCAGATGATCCTAGTGCATTTCCGGCATGTATAGCTGCTTTTAATTTGCATTTAAAAGGTACCGCAAATCCTTGTGAAGGATTGTTTATTGACATTGTTGGTGAGTGTAGATTACCCGATTCTCGATCAGGCATATATGCTCCTGCATTGGCTGAATAGGTTCCTGTCCATGCAAAAGTTATTGAAAACGATCTTTTAGATCCATTAATTGATGATCCTTCAATTGTCCACTCATCCAGACCAATTTTAGTTAAAGTGCGAGTTTCCCCAGCTGTCATTGTCAAAGGAATGTTGGTAACAAAAGTAATTCCAGTACCTCCAATAGTAATAGATCCGCCATTTTTTTGAGTAATCTCTTTTTTAGTTCCTATTGGTATTGAAACTAATGAATTAGAAGGAACAGTAAGTGTAATAGGATTTGTACTCGAAAAAACAGTTCTTTTATTGATATTTGCAATATTGAGTGTATAAGTTGTACTTGAAATATTTTCTATACCAAGTATCCAAGTACTAAATAATCCAGTTGCCCAATCATAAATTGCTTTGACACTTGGAAATAATGAGATGGAATTTTTATTTATTTCAATATCCTGAGCTTTGTTGTTGACATTTTCTTTTCCTGATAAACTTACGTTTAAAGTATCGATTGAGTCCTTTAAGATTTTACCTTGTCTTGCATCTAATGCTTTGCCTTCAATGGTGTAATCAAGGTTGTTATAATTATCGACTTTAATATTGTTAATGTCACTAAACTCCAATTCTCCATGAGAGTTAGTGGTTAAAATTTTATTTGGCTGATTAGTCTCTAAATCAGAAACTTTTATTCTGTTATGATCTATGCTCATTTTTTTATAATTTAATAATGTTTTTAGTTTTAGTTTAGAAACTAATTTAGAAAACCCAAATTCTGCATTAGACTAAACTATAAGAGAAAAAAGAGACTCAATTAATGAAGAGATACTTTTTTGTTTTTGGTTTAAAAATTTCTAATGCTGAATTTGGGCGAAAACTAGGAGATTTTAGGCAGATGAATTACTTTTATTCCTTAAATTCAGATTTTTATTTATGACTCTGAATTTTCTGGTTGTTTATAATTGTGAGTTAAAATTCCATTTGCAAAATAGGTATGAAACGGATTCAATGTCAATGGATAAATATTTCTTTCTTCTAAATTAATAGTGACAGATGTAACTGGTATAATTTCACTGTCGATTGTATATAAATTGTCTCCAACCAGAATATCTCCTAAAGGAATAAATCTCCAAAACCCATCACGTTGAATTAATTGCAAGTGAGTTGGAGTAGCTTCGAATAGCCCCTCATTAATGATCATTGTTTTATAGGCAAGCTTTTTCGATATTTTGGTTATTGGTGATATAATTCTGCTCTCTAATAAGTATGCAGAGGACCATTTATACAATTCACTTGCATTATTGGTGTCAATTAATGTTTCAATTTCAGCAGAAAGCAGCAATTGATCCAGCTGTAACTCTTCGATTGCTTTTCTCGAACCATCAGGCAATGTTATTAGTGTGCCTTCAACAAAGCAGCCGGTACCACCTCCACCACCAGTAGGAGGTATATAGATAAGTTCACATGTTCCATGATTATTTGCATAAGTTTGTACATTTGCAGCTAACCATGCATCTGCTTGTGCATTTGCGTCCGCTTGGCTAATGGTGGAAAAAAATTGACTTGGCAAAGAGGTAAGTGTAACAATACTTCCGCTATATCCATTTCCGCAATTATTCTTTTTGGCACTTAAATTTTTTTCTACACTATAATATCTTATACTTGGAGCACAAGTAGCAGTATCTAAAACCGGTGCAATATAATCAGGATCTGTGACTACATTTGGTTTTGTTGGTTGCCCTGTAGAAGTCCCGTCATCTACATAGTATAACTCTAGATTAGCGAATGATTTATATCCTGTATTTCCCATATTTTAAATTTTTAATATTTCATTACGATTTTTCCTGTAGAAGAATCTTTGACATAGGTTATGTATCCAAGATTAGTTACAGATTCAATATTTTTAGCCAAATTTGTCCCTTGTATAGGTACTGTTGTAGAAAAATTTAAATATTGTACTTGTGTTCCGCCAACGTTAATCATGTCAAATCCTGATTTTTCCATTCGACCACCATTGTAGGTCACTATTTCAACATCGATATTTCCGCTATTTACTGTTCTATACCATGATCCGGCCATTCTTACCTGAACTGTATTTAGAGTAGGGTAGTCTGTTATTATTTTACTAAAATTTACCAGGCAGCTTTCTACACCATTTGCTTGTGTATTATCACCTGCCCACATAATATAAGAGTTCTCTGCTAAAGCATTTTCGGGAATTTCGTTATTAAATCCGTGACCCCAGCCCATCCATTTATTATCCAGAGATGTTCCCGAATTTATGATTCCGGTGTAGGTGTCAAAATCTTGTCCGGCTCCTAATGCCCATTTGTACCTAATAACCATATAATTAAAAGGTGATAATTCAGTCGTGGGTTCAACCACACAAGAAGGATTTATTCCTCTCCAGGCAGTGATTCTGCAAGAGCCTGTGTTATTTGCATAGGCCTGTACGTTTGCAGCTAGCCATGCATCTGCTTTTGCATTTGCATCATCGGCACTTACGGTCGATACAAACTGATTTGCATTTGCAGTTAATGTGACGGAAGTTCCCATGACTCCGGCAGCGCAATCATTTTTTGCCGCAGTCGAGGACTTGGCTATATTGTAATATTCCATGCTTTGTTTATAATTAATTATGAATTGTTCTAACTTATATAGTGATTTATTTCAATCAGAAGAATAAGTTTGATGAGGTAAGAAACTTTTGTCGTTTTATCCGATTTTTTGATTTCGCCTTTTGTAGTACTATTAATTTATTTTCTTGCTATAAAGCTGAACTTTACAAAGAGCAATATGGCTTCATTACTTATAAAACCAATCGAAGAAGCAAGCCAGATACTTGGTTCTATTTTTAAGACCAGATTTGAGAATCTAAAAAAGGTTAAAGCGATAAAAAAGCCAATAGTTAAATTAAGTAAATTGTCCTGAAGTAGGAAGGACCAAGATCAGCGATAAGGGGTGTCATCTTAGAATGGCTGTAAAAGCTCCGATAAAAGTTAATAGGAACCACGCCAAATAGGCTGATAGATCTGTGGTTCCTAATAACTGTTCTAAAATTATTTTCAAGAATTTATTATTATTCTTGTTTTACGATTTCGCCTGTTTCAATGTTTACTCGAATATCTCCATGTTCATCTTTGATTGCTTTTTCCAATTCATTGAAGTTTTGTTGCTGAACTGCAATCTGACTTAGAATATCAGCTTTCTGAAATTCATATTGAATAGACAATTCTCCCAATGATGTTCTGGCTTTGTCCATGAAGGCATTAAAATCTTGTAATTTTTTTAATTGTTCTACATTGATTGCTTTTATTTCTTCTTTTTTTATTTCTTGTGTTTTCATTTTTATTATTTTAATGTGTTTTTTGAATTTATTTTTGTTTTAGGAATAATCATTTCACGTCTATATTGGTTTAATTATAGACTCTTATTTCTATAAGTGATTTTCTTAATAAATCATCTTTCGGTTCAATAGCTGTTGAAGTATATAAACGTATGGTATCAGTACTATCAGCATCCCATGTGACATTATAATTAGAAGCGTCTTCATAATTAAGACCATTAGAAGATAAAACTACTGTTTTATCAAGAGTAAAAAGACCTGTAGAATTCATATTGAAGAATCCAACTTGATTTTTAGACCAGGTTACTGCCCCGCCTAAAGTATTCTCTAATACTATAGCTGTAGGGATTCCACCGGCTGTTTGAGAGACAATAGCCGTATAAACTTTATAAGGTCTAGCGTTAGCTTGCACAAACGCTGTAGTTGCAACCTGTGTAGTATTTGTTCCTACTGCAGCAGTTGGAGCAGTTGGGCTACCTGTTAATATTGGAGAATCTAATTTAGCGTAAGTTGATAAATCTACATCAGAAGCTTTTAAATATGGGACATCTTCTAGATAAGTAGTTTTTACTAAAAGACCCGTCGAGTCCGTTTTTAACACTTTATCATTACTAATGATATTTGTTTTATCTATTCTATCCGCAGAATCTGAAGTTGTATATAAATAGTTGTCATTTCCAAGCAAAATGCCGTTAGGAAGAGGGCTTATTGTTTTATGTATAGAAGCTACTCCTAATGAAGTTATTTTTATAATCCAACCTCCACCATAACTAACCGTATAAAAATCTCCTGTAGTAGTTTGACATATTGCACCATCCATACCAGAAAATGTTGCAAATAAAGTTGAGACTCCTAGAAGAGTTATTTTATACATACTGCTTGGTATAGTAACATATAAATTATTATCTATACCTTGTACTATTCCTTGAGGATTATTAAGTCCTGTAACAAGACTAGTTACTGTTCCTGCTAAAGTAACTTTATAGATGGTACCAAGTTGACTCACAGCGTATAAGTTTCCATCATTTGCTTGGATTAAGTATCTTAAATAACTTAATCCTGTTACAAAAGTAGTTACAACTCCTGCAAGAGTTATTTTATATATTGTGCCATTTGTACCATTTGTACCATTCGTACCACCAGCGACATATAAATTACCATCATTTGCTTTGCAAATACCATAGGGCTTAGTTATACTTGTTACAAAAGAAGCATTAGTTAATACTCCTGTTGTCTTATTTATTTTAGATATTGTTGAATTTCCATTATTTGTAACATAATAGTATCCATCACCACCATCACATATACCAGAAGGGTTATTTAATCCAGTTGTAAAAGAACTTGTTGTTATTGATGGAGTAGTAACAATTCGGTTAAGTTTTAAACCACTAATTCCAGCTGTACCACTATCAATAACTAATTCTCCAGTTTTAGTTTCTGTACTGAATCCAGTTTTATGTAAAACATTATCTAAAACCGCTTGCGTAGCCGTAGAAACAGGCTTATTTAAATCACTAGTATTGTCAACATTTGCAAGTCCAACAGCTGTTTTATCAAGCGTCTGCCAAGATTTATCCCCTCTGTAATATTGTGCATTTGTTCCTGGTGCAACAGTATTTTCTTTACCCGATAAATCTACAACACCACCAATTTTCTTCTCAACACCATCACTGCCCATTACATACATATCAGTAGTACCGTCAGTTTTAGCATATAATTTTGCGTAACCTTGCGATGCAGTTGGAGATGAAGAACCACCTAAAGTTAAAAATCCATCAGTAATATCGGCTTTTGCAGTGTATGATGTAAAAGAGGTTGCAGTTACATTTCCGTCATGCGTAATAAATGCATTTTCGTGCCCTATTTTTTGAACACTGATTGCTTTTCTGTTATTATTAGTAGTTGAGGTGTCAAAAGTAGAAGTAGTAGCGTTAGAACTAGAGTTTTGTACTAGTTTTAAACAGTTGGCACTATTGTTTTTAGTGATCGTTAAAACATCTTGTACAGCGGTATTGTGTGTTAAGTTTAAAGCTCCATCTTTTGATTCGTTTCCTTCGATGTGGATCACTTTTGAGTCTACAGCGTAAACTGTGGGGTCAAGGCTACCGTCACCTTTAACAAATTTTAAATTTGTACCACCAGTAGTAACAAATTTTGGTGCAGTTACATTACCTTCACTATCAATTTTTGTTTGTACAACATTATTTTTCGCTACCTGTAAAATATCTCCTGTTGATCCGGTTGCCGAGTTCACATTTACCGCAACTCCCGCTCCGGCATTTGATACTTTAACTCCGGTACCAGTTGAAGAATTTTGTAAAGAAATTCCGTTTCCTGCGCCACTATTAGTAACATCAAGTGAAGTTGCAGTTGCACCAGCACCACTGTTTTTTAATATAATACCGCTAGTTGAGGCAGGAGTAGTGTTATTAAAGGTTAATAGCCCGTTTTTAGTTTCATTTCCTGAAGTATGTAAAAAACTTGTAAAATCAATAGCAGTACCTGATCCACTTCCAGGATTTGGACTTAAATTTTTATACCAGTAATCTACTTCTAAATTTCTGTCGCTTACCGTATCTGAAAATGTAATTACTGCTGTGTCGTAATTTACAA from the uncultured Flavobacterium sp. genome contains:
- a CDS encoding leucine-rich repeat protein produces the protein MGSLIQNTIWGKLKTPRPNTFIGGVSATLNTPALIAAKLGISVSRIESFSIVGSNIQFAVTGNYTIPLNAFNGNTSITYYDDKAGLVTSIAAYAFSGCTMLTYIISPLVASIGVGAFNSCTAITSYNFPKLLTISGANSSTAPYFPEASFGNNSSLVTFTAAKLTTISGHIAFRNNTSLVTFDTPLLSSISGSNTFSGSTNMTTFTSTNLTNLGTGGHFNGLNKLTSVDCSKLTSVPAFTFQGCSLLSYINNLNSATSIGVYAFNSCTLIPNFTSPFVTSIGVSAFNSCISITSYNFPELLTITGAAGSSAVYYPEAPFGSNSSLVTFTAAKLTTINGHLAFRDSASLVTFDTPLLSSISGSYTFLGSINMITFTSTNLTNLGTGGHFNGLNKLTSVDCSKLTSVPAFTFQGCSLLSYINNLNSATSIGSYAFSNCTLLPNFTSPFVTSIGVSAFNSCISITSYNFPELLTISGAAGSSAPYFPEAPFGSNSSLVTFTAAKLTTISGYIAFRNNTSLVTFYTPLLTTLGANVGNNLVFESIKTGCSITVKESLKTNNTGTADGDLQFAILSRAAIVNYTS
- a CDS encoding BspA family leucine-rich repeat surface protein gives rise to the protein MGSLIQNTVFGRTKNTFISTWRTSNTSTGSSTSTQVKLPLINTGTYNFIVDWGDGLYNTITNWNQAQTTHTYSVAGDYTIKITGTCTGWRFTNFGDRLKILSISKWGKLRLGNDNGYFYGCANLNLSGVSDILDLTGTTTLEAAFFGCTALTTIGRVNEWNMSGVIVLYNTFNSSSFNSNIGNWDVSHVNTLRNTFVNSSFNNGESPDINNWNVSKVANMESLFSGSKFNQYIGNWNTVNVTTMNSMFQGSSFNQAIGTWNVTKVTDFTSMFRNNQSFNNGGTPDINNWVLNSTDTIIMRSMFEGARAFNQTIGNWNTVNVINMSNMFYSNIGTTVFNQNIGSWNVTKVTNFTGMFKYNNSFNNGGNSSINNWILNSVSPIIMSEMFMGSSLFNQPIGNWNTGNVTAMNSMFRVASSFNQNIGAWNVSNVTDFSFMFYVATAFNNGGSPDINNWSLKTTGSISFYQMFISCSNFNQPVGNWNTAAVTDMSQMFQGATKFNQNIGAWNVSNVSSFVSMFNTAFVFNNGGSPDINNWTLKTTGTVSLNTMFQGGGGSYPMQFNQPIGNWNTVAVTDMAGMFQKTGNGVHSFNQPIGNWNTSNVVTMASMFSQGGTDGGTFNQNIGAWNVSNVSDFSNMFLGAQPFNNGGSPDINNWILKTNGSVNMSKMFASVNSYISTTFNQPIGNWNTSAVTNMSQMFGATAGKVTFNQDIGNWNISNVTDFTNFMVNKSPTNFSAANLDAIYNGWSSRTVKTPITITFGTAKRTSASNTGKSILTASPNNWVITDGGI
- a CDS encoding fibronectin type III domain-containing protein, whose amino-acid sequence is MGHLLQNTVFGRTNYKVNTYIGGISPTINTPALLATKLGIAVNRIKLFRIIDNDIECAIIGGSYEVKGFNHSDLSQVTYYRDPTGIVSGIGHQGFYNTGLIEGYFPNATYISIAAFDQNLYPSGRPKNLLKKLYIPSVTRIGNTVTNENVFRSGNLNLGKIWANQILQTINSGGVEGDLAYLATGNTITYITNFSKPSSITNLSATAIYNTGIQLSFTPPDSINGIDFYEVYVNGLYKQDIKNSGDIVTGLTKNTNCNINLIAVDNFYNKSVLSATLNLTTGNINLDIDAENFINTSQNYNYIEIINNLVVSLKVNNLWNKIQAAYPFIGTTQANHKFNLKNPSDTNTAFRLTFSGAGTHSINGYQTNGSNAYANTFLNINTYHTFSNAGLTIVCGTNNVPTTTNSYDFGAQKSSSPWECYQIHLNHGASKNNNVFVVGTIGISKAAVNNAKGIHTISKTTNTQVSYSKNGNLDTTVAGTQTGIVPTLPYFIGCLNNGGSPYGYSNQRIQFTAIHEGLTNEEVKTLHTIIDTFENALGRKTW